From the genome of Artemia franciscana unplaced genomic scaffold, ASM3288406v1 Scaffold_2334, whole genome shotgun sequence, one region includes:
- the LOC136042886 gene encoding uncharacterized protein LOC136042886: MKLKLKLFCSIIIPIAIYGCETRTVRVDDSRRLATFGTKLLRRIAGIKYVDLFSNAHLFKRLQYNTTILNRARVQQLRWLGHVQCMCNDQLPKIAFGGHIHGSCLRGRPSKRWKENFSDCKLTGLLRMVHKREQYSQEIHSFVRREAPRRPLRVG; this comes from the coding sequence ATGAAGCTAAAACTTAAACTATTCTGCTCCATCATCATTCCTATAGCTATTTACGGTTGTGAAACAAGGACAGTCAGAGTAGATGACTCCAGGCGACTCGCCACGTTTGGGACAAAGCTGCTGCGTCGAATCGCTGGCATAAAATACGTAGATCTATTCTCAAATGCTCACCTATTCAAAAGACTGCAGTATAACACTACAATATTGAACAGGGCCCGTGTCCAACAATTAAGATGGCTTGGCCACGTCCAGTGCATGTGCAACGACCAACTACCGAAAATTGCCTTCGGAGGTCACATCCATGGTTCTTGCCTTCGGGGTCGCCCTTCGAAGCGCTGGAAGGAGAACTTCTCCGACTGCAAACTTACTGGTCTTCTCAGAATGGTACATAAAAGAGAGCAGTATAGTCAAGAAATACATTCATTCGTGAGGAGAGAGGCCCCGAGACGACCGCTAAGGGTCGGATAG